The following proteins are co-located in the Acinetobacter sp. NCu2D-2 genome:
- a CDS encoding acyltransferase has protein sequence MFFKLLKLMNWFTAQCRQQFYNLAFGTKFRYFGKGCSVDIGGQVKIGNNVYIGDYVSLIVEKGAVLEIADNSFIGENCYIKCFGGKVVIGKDVSINSKSYINGCGGVTIGDNTRIGTQSIMIASNHKFGEPDLLVKDAITKLGVSLGENIWLGARVTILDGVTIPSNSVIGACSLVAKPLDDAGVYVGSPVKKIKDL, from the coding sequence ATGTTTTTTAAACTCTTAAAACTGATGAATTGGTTCACTGCACAATGTCGTCAGCAATTTTATAACCTGGCTTTTGGCACCAAATTTCGCTATTTCGGTAAAGGCTGTAGCGTGGATATTGGTGGACAAGTGAAGATCGGCAACAATGTTTATATTGGCGATTACGTCAGTCTCATCGTGGAAAAAGGTGCGGTGCTTGAGATTGCCGACAACAGCTTTATTGGTGAAAATTGCTATATCAAATGCTTTGGTGGCAAGGTGGTGATTGGTAAAGATGTCAGCATCAATTCCAAGTCCTATATTAATGGCTGTGGCGGTGTGACGATTGGCGATAACACCCGTATTGGTACGCAAAGCATTATGATTGCCAGTAATCATAAGTTCGGTGAGCCTGATCTTTTGGTCAAAGATGCGATTACCAAACTCGGTGTCAGCCTCGGTGAAAATATTTGGCTAGGTGCACGGGTGACGATTTTAGATGGTGTCACTATTCCAAGTAATAGTGTGATTGGTGCCTGTAGTTTAGTGGCTAAACCACTGGATGATGCAGGTGTGTATGTCGGTAGTCCCGTGAAGAAAATCAAAGATCTATAA
- a CDS encoding lipopolysaccharide biosynthesis protein, translated as MIAKIFAKYQSIGLITLSLLAGAIMTFIALPVLTRLYSVADFGAYGIALAIVSVLSTVANLRLDQALLVAEEQDKKSLIFEGAVFSIAIAMISGIVISVIFNVEMAGAVATGVLANTLIQSLYNYQFSAHKEYFCAGLNIFRSAIVVLVQLSLPFVMQISLVNSYNVSSIIMIVAVSIYLLKYQLYQVSWQAFKHYKDFIYANTPHALLNSFSHNLPYYVVSHFVGVQAMGFYAIVERTLRVPINLISQTLRQFFIRKFKTTDSNQSALKASVLLSLVSLPLFAVFFILPESLYLWIFGSEWVGISSYFQILALGYWAIFCNPPSSAFLIAKRNSQVLFKLQIVELIIKFALFAGLYVLFENKIYMLLAVPVALIIYNFAILYVVWRNKN; from the coding sequence ATGATTGCGAAAATCTTCGCAAAGTATCAGTCGATTGGGCTGATTACCTTAAGTTTACTGGCAGGTGCGATAATGACATTTATCGCACTTCCTGTTTTAACGCGCCTTTATTCTGTTGCGGATTTTGGTGCATACGGCATTGCCTTAGCGATTGTCAGTGTTTTATCCACGGTGGCGAATTTACGTCTGGATCAAGCTTTATTGGTTGCTGAGGAGCAGGATAAAAAAAGCCTGATCTTTGAAGGGGCGGTGTTCTCTATAGCAATTGCCATGATCAGTGGCATTGTCATCAGCGTGATATTCAATGTTGAAATGGCAGGGGCGGTTGCCACAGGTGTGCTTGCCAACACCTTGATTCAAAGTCTTTATAATTATCAATTTTCCGCACACAAAGAATATTTCTGTGCAGGTTTGAATATTTTTAGAAGTGCGATTGTGGTGTTGGTGCAACTCTCGTTGCCATTCGTGATGCAGATCAGCTTGGTGAATAGTTATAACGTCAGCTCGATTATCATGATTGTGGCAGTATCGATTTATTTACTAAAATATCAGTTGTATCAAGTCAGTTGGCAGGCTTTTAAACATTATAAAGATTTCATTTACGCCAATACACCGCATGCCTTACTAAATAGTTTTTCGCATAACTTGCCGTACTATGTGGTATCGCATTTTGTCGGTGTGCAGGCGATGGGTTTTTATGCCATTGTCGAGCGAACTTTACGTGTGCCGATCAATCTGATTTCGCAAACTTTGCGTCAGTTCTTTATTCGCAAATTTAAAACCACGGATTCCAATCAAAGTGCTTTAAAGGCGAGTGTACTACTCAGTCTGGTTTCACTACCGTTATTTGCCGTTTTCTTTATCTTGCCTGAATCGCTGTATTTATGGATTTTTGGCAGTGAATGGGTCGGTATTTCAAGCTATTTCCAAATTTTAGCTTTGGGCTATTGGGCGATTTTCTGTAATCCGCCTAGCTCGGCTTTTTTAATTGCCAAGCGCAACAGCCAAGTACTATTTAAACTTCAAATTGTGGAACTGATCATTAAGTTTGCATTATTTGCAGGGCTATATGTTTTATTTGAGAATAAAATTTATATGCTGTTGGCAGTGCCGGTGGCACTCATCATCTATAACTTTGCCATTTTATATGTGGTGTGGAGAAACAAAAACTGA
- a CDS encoding NAD-dependent epimerase/dehydratase family protein gives MNQYQQVCEQLKAQPKTWLVTGVAGFIGSNLLETLLNLDQKVVGLDNFATGHQHNLDEVQASVTAEQWAKFCFIEGDIRQFANCQKACVGVDYVLHEAALGSVPRSIADPITTNDTNISGFLNMLTAARDAGVASFTYAASSSTYGDHPALPKVEENIGNPLSPYAVTKYVNELYADVFARAYGFKAIGLRYFNVFGKRQDPNGAYAAVIPKWTASMINGEDVFINGDGETSRDFCFIDNTVQANILAATASDEAKNQVYNVAVGDRTTLNELYRAIQVALAENDVQFDREPVYRDFRAGDVRHSQASIAKIQQHLGYAPEFKIAEGIQLAMRWYVNNLK, from the coding sequence ATGAATCAATATCAACAGGTATGTGAGCAACTTAAAGCCCAACCAAAAACATGGCTTGTGACTGGTGTTGCAGGCTTTATCGGCTCAAACCTTTTAGAAACTTTGCTTAATCTCGATCAAAAAGTCGTAGGGTTAGATAACTTTGCCACAGGTCATCAGCATAATTTGGATGAAGTGCAAGCTTCAGTGACTGCTGAACAATGGGCAAAATTCTGCTTTATTGAAGGGGATATTCGTCAGTTTGCAAATTGCCAAAAAGCCTGTGTTGGTGTGGACTACGTCTTGCATGAAGCGGCACTGGGTTCAGTGCCACGCTCAATTGCCGACCCAATCACCACCAATGACACCAATATCAGCGGCTTCCTCAATATGCTGACTGCAGCACGTGATGCCGGTGTTGCAAGCTTTACATATGCGGCAAGTAGCTCAACTTATGGTGATCATCCTGCATTGCCAAAAGTAGAAGAAAATATTGGTAATCCATTGTCACCTTATGCGGTGACCAAGTATGTCAATGAACTCTATGCCGATGTATTTGCACGTGCGTATGGTTTTAAAGCGATTGGTCTACGTTACTTCAATGTGTTTGGTAAACGCCAAGATCCAAATGGTGCTTATGCAGCAGTGATTCCAAAATGGACGGCATCTATGATCAATGGTGAAGATGTCTTCATTAATGGTGATGGTGAAACGAGTCGTGATTTCTGTTTTATCGACAATACTGTTCAAGCCAATATTTTGGCGGCGACCGCATCAGATGAAGCGAAAAATCAGGTTTACAATGTAGCAGTCGGTGACCGTACCACACTGAATGAATTATACCGTGCGATTCAAGTGGCACTTGCGGAAAATGATGTGCAGTTTGATCGTGAACCGGTGTACCGTGATTTCCGTGCAGGGGATGTGCGTCACTCCCAAGCGAGCATTGCCAAAATTCAGCAACATTTGGGTTATGCGCCTGAGTTTAAAATTGCCGAAGGCATTCAACTGGCGATGCGTTGGTACGTGAATAACTTAAAATGA
- the tviB gene encoding Vi polysaccharide biosynthesis UDP-N-acetylglucosamine C-6 dehydrogenase TviB: MLSISELKIAIIGLGYVGLPLAVEFGKEVPVVGFDIHQKRIDELRSGEDHTLEVSPEELKQATHLTYSSQLEDLSDCNFFIVTVPTPIDEYKQPDLTPLVKASQSIGKVLKKGDIVVYESTVYPGATEEVCIPELEKVSDLKFNVDFFAGYSPERINPGDKLHRVTNILKITSGSTPEVADFVDEVYNLIIEAGTHKAASIKVAEAAKVIENTQRDVNIALINELAVIFNKMGIDTEAVLQAAGTKWNFLPFRPGLVGGHCIGVDPYYLTHKAQSIGYHPEIILAGRRLNDGMGAYVVTQLVKAMLKKRIQVEDAKVLILGLSFKENCPDIRNTRIIDIVNELKEYHIDADVYDPWVDAQEAQHEYGIQPISTLENGKYDAVILAVAHEQFKAMGADAIRALGKAEHVLYDLKYVLSQAESDLRL; encoded by the coding sequence ATGCTGTCCATCTCTGAACTTAAAATTGCGATTATCGGATTAGGTTATGTCGGATTACCACTGGCGGTAGAGTTTGGTAAGGAAGTTCCTGTCGTGGGCTTTGATATTCATCAAAAACGTATTGATGAATTACGCAGTGGTGAAGACCATACTTTAGAAGTATCTCCTGAAGAATTAAAACAAGCTACACATTTAACTTATAGCTCTCAGCTTGAAGATCTCTCTGACTGTAACTTCTTTATTGTCACTGTGCCAACACCGATTGATGAATATAAACAACCCGATTTAACACCACTCGTCAAAGCATCACAAAGTATTGGCAAGGTACTAAAAAAAGGCGATATCGTGGTCTATGAATCAACGGTATATCCTGGTGCGACAGAAGAAGTCTGTATTCCTGAACTTGAGAAAGTTTCAGATTTAAAATTTAATGTCGATTTCTTTGCAGGTTATAGCCCTGAACGGATTAACCCAGGCGATAAGCTGCATCGTGTCACCAATATTCTGAAAATTACTTCAGGTTCTACGCCTGAAGTCGCTGACTTTGTTGATGAAGTTTATAACTTGATTATTGAAGCAGGCACACATAAAGCAGCAAGCATTAAAGTCGCTGAAGCCGCCAAAGTCATTGAAAATACCCAGCGTGATGTGAATATTGCGCTGATCAATGAGCTTGCTGTGATCTTTAATAAAATGGGTATCGACACAGAAGCTGTGCTTCAAGCCGCAGGTACCAAATGGAACTTCCTACCATTCCGTCCAGGTCTTGTGGGTGGTCACTGTATCGGGGTTGATCCGTATTATTTAACCCATAAAGCACAGTCGATTGGTTATCACCCGGAGATTATTTTGGCGGGTCGTCGTTTAAATGATGGGATGGGTGCTTATGTGGTGACGCAACTGGTTAAAGCGATGTTAAAAAAACGCATCCAAGTTGAAGATGCCAAAGTGCTCATTTTGGGTTTAAGTTTTAAAGAAAACTGTCCTGATATTCGTAATACCCGAATTATTGATATCGTCAATGAACTCAAAGAATATCATATCGATGCTGATGTTTATGATCCGTGGGTGGATGCTCAAGAGGCACAGCATGAATATGGCATTCAGCCAATTTCAACTTTAGAAAATGGCAAATACGATGCCGTAATTTTGGCAGTGGCACATGAACAGTTTAAAGCTATGGGTGCAGATGCGATCCGTGCTTTAGGTAAAGCTGAACATGTGCTCTATGACTTGAAATATGTGTTATCTCAAGCCGAATCTGATTTGCGTTTGTAA
- a CDS encoding polysaccharide biosynthesis/export family protein, whose protein sequence is MTGCAITSGLQTYDLPTEGLYQTDAGTQVNVIKLTQDNLYAVQPAQTNPQELAHLFQKQHRQYTLGVGDILSIYLWAYPEITPPTNNISSDQSVNSNGFQIDSQGYIQFPMIGRYKAAGKSLNQVNTELRAQLARYLKTPDVIVRVLSYQGQRFSVQGNVMKGGQFYLSDQPVSVYTALGMAGGVNSQYGDNASLTLVRHGRSYILNSVELEKMGLSLHNLLIQPQDTLYVNSRENQKVYVMGESGKNQSLPLREQGMTLSDVLGESLGLNSLTASRNKIYVVRSSNQANMTEIYHLDLTSIGDFGLANQFKMQRNDIVYVDASGLARWQRVVNQVMPFSNMIYNLDRLGQ, encoded by the coding sequence ATGACAGGTTGTGCAATCACGTCTGGATTGCAAACCTATGATTTACCAACCGAAGGTTTATATCAAACAGATGCTGGCACTCAAGTTAATGTCATTAAGCTGACTCAAGATAATCTTTATGCAGTACAACCAGCACAAACCAACCCACAAGAACTCGCTCATCTTTTTCAAAAACAGCACAGACAATATACTCTAGGGGTTGGCGATATTTTGTCCATTTATTTATGGGCCTATCCAGAAATTACCCCGCCGACCAATAATATTTCAAGCGATCAGAGTGTAAATTCCAACGGTTTTCAAATCGACTCGCAAGGCTATATCCAGTTTCCGATGATTGGTCGTTACAAAGCTGCAGGAAAATCATTAAACCAAGTTAATACAGAATTGCGTGCGCAACTCGCACGTTACCTGAAAACACCTGATGTCATTGTACGCGTACTGTCTTATCAAGGACAACGATTCTCTGTACAAGGCAATGTCATGAAAGGCGGACAATTCTACTTAAGTGATCAACCTGTCAGTGTCTACACAGCCCTAGGTATGGCGGGTGGTGTCAATAGCCAATATGGCGATAATGCATCGCTCACTCTGGTTCGACATGGTCGCAGCTATATCTTAAATAGCGTTGAATTGGAAAAGATGGGCTTATCTCTGCATAACTTGCTCATTCAACCGCAAGACACTTTATATGTAAATTCCCGTGAAAATCAAAAAGTCTATGTCATGGGTGAATCAGGTAAAAATCAGTCTTTACCACTACGTGAACAAGGCATGACTTTGAGTGATGTTTTAGGTGAAAGCTTAGGGCTGAATTCACTAACAGCGAGTCGTAATAAAATTTATGTTGTGCGAAGCAGTAATCAAGCCAATATGACTGAAATTTATCATCTAGATTTGACCAGTATTGGCGACTTTGGTTTAGCCAATCAATTTAAAATGCAACGTAACGATATCGTGTATGTCGATGCTTCTGGTCTAGCACGTTGGCAACGTGTTGTGAATCAGGTGATGCCTTTTTCAAATATGATTTACAATCTTGACCGTTTGGGGCAGTAA
- a CDS encoding low molecular weight protein-tyrosine-phosphatase: protein MQFKNILVVCVGNICRSPMAEYFFKESYPELNIQSAGIAAMVGHPADVKAKQCMQDYGINIDAHIAQKLNAQLIKQADLILVMSKNQQQHIEQQWPFAKGKIFRLGHWRHQNISDPYQHDQQFFNETCQLIKQCVNDWKTHF, encoded by the coding sequence ATGCAGTTTAAAAATATTCTCGTCGTATGTGTTGGCAATATTTGCCGCAGTCCGATGGCTGAGTACTTTTTTAAAGAGAGCTATCCTGAACTAAATATACAGTCAGCAGGAATTGCTGCCATGGTTGGTCATCCTGCGGACGTGAAAGCCAAACAATGCATGCAGGATTATGGCATCAACATAGATGCGCATATTGCACAAAAATTAAATGCTCAGCTGATTAAACAAGCTGATTTAATTTTAGTCATGAGCAAAAATCAGCAGCAACATATAGAACAGCAATGGCCTTTTGCTAAAGGTAAAATATTTCGACTAGGACATTGGCGTCATCAAAATATTAGTGATCCTTATCAACATGATCAGCAATTTTTTAATGAAACTTGCCAATTGATTAAACAGTGCGTTAACGACTGGAAAACACATTTTTAA
- a CDS encoding polysaccharide biosynthesis tyrosine autokinase, translating to MSQNTQTEDTIDLKELFFSLIAQWKLIALCIILSLIAALLYLRTTPDTYSVNALVQVEENKGASAALLGDLSGMIDQKQPAQAEIEILKSRMVLGKAIQKLNLDVVIHSKENSLISRLFNPHDYRTDYSEHHVQFHDDLKHFDIRQFNIPQDYLNKELNLSFNQNQFSLIDPKTEQVVYKGLINQNPQTQGSWQVAIFTQDQISNQYTVQKRSLPAAVEHLLQEFSVAEKGKLTGILGLNLQGEDKQHITRVLNEILVAYNQQNVERRSAETAQTLKFLDEQLPELKTKLDIAEREFNTFRQKYNTVDVTKESELYLSQSIALETQKTQLEQKVAEASAKYTSEHPIIQQMEAQLSAINTKITELNNTLKQLPDLQRRYLQLYREVEVQQQLYTSLLNSYQQLRIAKAGEIGNVRIVDTAVEPIKPIKPKKLIVLVLSLFVGGFLGILLALLRNMMRSGVKDATQIENELELPVYATVPRSPIQESRIKNLKKKKTIPLLAIKDSNDIAIESIRSIRTTIHFALNEAKNNIIAISGPSPEVGKSFITANLGAILAQGGKKVLIIDADMRRGYLHKYFNQSTTTGLSELLLGTVSKDEVIKKTQLDSLFFLARGKNPSNPSELLSSQKFKDLLDELSPHYDHILIDTPPTLAVTDGVIIAQYAGVNLLIVRHAKTQLKEIEITVNRFEQANVRVNGVILNDVEYRHGYGYGYGYNYTYGYKSNKSLD from the coding sequence ATGAGCCAAAATACCCAGACTGAAGACACCATTGACCTCAAAGAACTGTTTTTTTCTTTGATCGCTCAATGGAAACTGATCGCACTTTGCATCATCTTAAGTTTAATTGCTGCCCTACTTTATCTAAGAACGACGCCTGATACCTATAGTGTTAATGCACTCGTCCAAGTCGAAGAAAATAAAGGGGCTTCAGCAGCTTTACTCGGTGATCTGTCGGGTATGATTGATCAAAAGCAGCCCGCTCAGGCTGAAATAGAAATTCTGAAGTCCCGTATGGTGCTCGGTAAGGCCATTCAAAAGTTAAATCTTGATGTTGTTATCCATTCTAAAGAAAACAGTTTAATTAGTCGTCTATTTAACCCTCATGATTATCGTACTGATTATTCAGAACACCATGTACAGTTTCATGATGATCTGAAACATTTTGATATCCGTCAGTTCAATATTCCACAAGACTATTTGAATAAAGAGCTCAATTTAAGCTTCAATCAAAATCAATTCAGTCTGATTGATCCCAAAACTGAGCAAGTTGTTTATAAAGGTTTAATTAACCAAAACCCTCAAACCCAAGGCTCTTGGCAGGTTGCCATCTTTACTCAAGATCAAATTAGCAATCAATATACAGTTCAAAAAAGATCTTTACCTGCAGCAGTTGAGCATTTGCTTCAAGAGTTTTCTGTTGCCGAAAAAGGCAAATTAACCGGAATCCTTGGCTTAAATCTACAAGGCGAAGATAAACAACATATTACACGTGTGCTTAATGAAATTTTAGTGGCATATAATCAACAAAATGTTGAGCGCCGTTCGGCAGAAACCGCACAAACACTGAAATTCCTTGATGAACAATTACCTGAACTAAAAACCAAACTCGATATTGCGGAACGTGAGTTTAATACCTTCCGTCAAAAATATAATACGGTTGATGTCACGAAAGAATCCGAGCTTTATTTAAGTCAAAGCATAGCACTTGAGACTCAAAAGACTCAGCTTGAACAAAAAGTTGCTGAAGCCTCTGCCAAATACACATCCGAACATCCGATCATACAACAAATGGAAGCACAGCTTTCTGCCATCAATACAAAAATTACTGAACTCAACAATACGTTAAAGCAACTGCCAGACTTACAACGCCGCTATTTACAACTCTATCGCGAAGTTGAAGTACAACAACAGCTATATACCTCTTTATTGAATTCTTATCAGCAATTACGTATTGCTAAAGCAGGTGAAATTGGTAACGTTCGCATTGTAGATACTGCTGTAGAGCCGATTAAACCTATTAAACCTAAAAAACTTATTGTGCTGGTTTTATCTTTATTTGTGGGCGGCTTCCTTGGTATCTTACTCGCTCTATTACGCAACATGATGCGTTCTGGTGTTAAAGATGCAACCCAAATTGAAAATGAGTTAGAACTCCCAGTTTATGCGACTGTGCCGAGGTCACCAATCCAAGAGAGTCGCATTAAAAATTTGAAAAAGAAAAAGACTATCCCTTTATTAGCAATCAAAGACAGTAATGATATTGCCATTGAAAGCATTCGTAGTATTCGCACAACTATTCATTTTGCACTGAATGAAGCTAAAAATAATATTATTGCTATTTCAGGACCATCGCCCGAAGTAGGTAAGTCATTTATTACTGCCAATTTAGGCGCAATTTTGGCACAAGGTGGGAAAAAAGTACTGATTATCGATGCTGATATGCGACGTGGCTATCTACATAAGTATTTTAATCAAAGTACTACGACAGGTTTATCAGAACTATTATTAGGAACTGTATCGAAAGATGAAGTTATTAAGAAAACTCAGCTAGACTCTTTATTCTTTTTAGCTCGTGGTAAGAACCCATCAAACCCGTCTGAATTATTGAGCTCACAAAAATTTAAAGATTTATTAGATGAACTGAGTCCTCATTATGATCATATTTTAATTGATACTCCACCAACCTTAGCAGTTACAGATGGTGTGATCATCGCACAATATGCAGGCGTTAATTTATTAATTGTCCGCCATGCCAAAACACAACTTAAAGAAATTGAAATTACTGTTAATCGTTTTGAACAAGCCAATGTACGCGTTAATGGCGTAATTCTGAATGATGTAGAATATCGTCATGGTTATGGTTATGGATACGGATATAACTATACTTATGGTTACAAATCTAACAAAAGCCTAGATTAA
- a CDS encoding FKBP-type peptidyl-prolyl cis-trans isomerase — protein sequence MSKALPIAVAVILGGAALVPVYYATQHPVNQESKASKDASAVSKISYALGYEVANQTPPELDINSFITGVHEGHARTAPAYTEEELQKAYEQFQKDMQQKQVESAKQTQTSSDSFLTENAKKAGVKTTASGLQYVITKEGTGKSPKADSIVKVHYTGKLVDGKVFDSSVERGEPIEFPLNQVIPGWTEGLQLMKEGGKATLYIPSQLGYGEQGVPGTIPANSTLIFDVELIQVK from the coding sequence ATGAGTAAGGCCTTACCGATCGCTGTCGCTGTCATTCTAGGCGGTGCTGCGCTAGTTCCTGTTTACTACGCAACTCAACATCCTGTAAATCAAGAAAGTAAAGCATCTAAAGATGCATCTGCTGTTTCTAAAATCAGCTATGCTTTAGGTTATGAAGTTGCGAATCAAACACCACCTGAACTAGATATCAACAGTTTTATTACAGGTGTTCATGAAGGTCATGCACGTACTGCTCCTGCTTATACAGAAGAAGAATTGCAAAAAGCTTACGAGCAATTCCAAAAAGACATGCAACAAAAGCAAGTTGAAAGTGCTAAACAAACACAAACATCAAGCGATTCGTTCTTAACTGAGAATGCGAAAAAAGCTGGTGTTAAAACCACTGCTTCTGGTCTTCAATATGTCATCACGAAAGAGGGTACAGGCAAATCACCTAAAGCTGATTCTATTGTTAAAGTGCATTACACCGGTAAGTTAGTCGATGGTAAAGTTTTCGACAGCTCTGTTGAACGTGGTGAGCCTATCGAATTCCCATTAAATCAAGTTATTCCAGGTTGGACTGAAGGTCTACAATTAATGAAAGAAGGTGGTAAAGCAACTCTCTATATCCCTTCTCAACTTGGCTATGGCGAACAAGGTGTGCCAGGAACAATTCCTGCGAATAGCACGTTGATTTTTGATGTTGAGCTTATTCAAGTTAAATAA
- a CDS encoding FKBP-type peptidyl-prolyl cis-trans isomerase, translated as MKIYIGLVSLLLSSHAVFAAEINQKSSQAEQVGYSFGYLMGRSNAETLKGMDLDAFSKGLKAASRGEKATLTDEQMATILTQFKRQNEAKELIELKQKAENNTKIGQAFLAENAKKPEIKTTKSGLQYQVIQAGQGKTPKANSRVKVHYEGRLIDGTVFDSSIARQQPVEFGTSQVIMGWTEGLQLMKEGAKYRFFIPAELAYGQIGSGDVIEPNSTLIFDVELIEVLKN; from the coding sequence ATGAAAATATACATTGGCTTAGTGAGTCTTCTTTTAAGTTCACATGCAGTTTTTGCAGCAGAAATAAATCAAAAAAGTTCGCAAGCAGAACAAGTCGGTTATAGCTTTGGTTATTTAATGGGACGCAGTAATGCTGAAACGTTAAAAGGCATGGATTTAGACGCTTTTAGCAAGGGGTTAAAAGCTGCAAGTCGCGGTGAAAAAGCCACACTGACTGATGAACAAATGGCAACGATTTTGACTCAATTCAAACGTCAAAATGAAGCGAAAGAACTGATTGAGCTCAAACAGAAAGCTGAAAATAATACCAAAATTGGTCAAGCTTTCCTTGCAGAAAATGCGAAAAAACCTGAAATAAAAACCACGAAATCAGGCTTACAGTATCAAGTCATTCAAGCAGGTCAAGGTAAAACACCCAAAGCCAATAGTCGCGTCAAAGTCCATTATGAAGGACGTTTGATTGATGGAACAGTTTTCGACAGTTCAATTGCACGTCAGCAACCTGTCGAGTTCGGTACGAGCCAAGTGATTATGGGCTGGACTGAAGGGCTACAACTGATGAAAGAAGGTGCGAAATACCGCTTCTTTATTCCGGCTGAACTGGCTTACGGTCAAATTGGTTCAGGGGATGTAATTGAACCAAATAGCACATTAATCTTCGATGTTGAACTTATTGAAGTGCTTAAAAATTAA
- a CDS encoding dienelactone hydrolase family protein — MAAIQTREIQYTAQDGQTLVGYFAAPASEKPVAGVLVAPEWWGRNEYTEQRARELAEHGYAALAIDMYGDKKVTTTSAQAYEWMMQTFESPETIVQRATAALETLVAQPEVDAERIGAIGFCYGGKVVLDLARSNAPVKAVATFHANLSAQSPAKKGQVQAEILVLHGELDSMVSLGDVAQFKAEMHAAEVEHEVIIFEDAKHGFSNPLADERAKANGVDLAYNAQAEEQGLAAMYELLAKQLG; from the coding sequence ATGGCTGCTATTCAGACTCGAGAAATTCAATATACCGCTCAGGATGGGCAAACCTTAGTCGGTTATTTTGCCGCCCCTGCCAGTGAAAAACCTGTTGCTGGCGTTTTAGTTGCACCTGAATGGTGGGGCCGTAATGAATATACTGAACAGCGTGCTCGAGAACTGGCAGAACATGGTTATGCAGCGCTGGCGATTGATATGTATGGTGATAAAAAAGTCACAACAACATCAGCACAAGCCTACGAATGGATGATGCAAACCTTTGAGTCACCTGAAACCATTGTTCAGCGTGCAACTGCAGCACTTGAGACATTGGTGGCACAACCTGAAGTGGATGCTGAACGGATCGGTGCAATTGGTTTCTGCTATGGTGGTAAAGTTGTTCTAGATTTAGCGCGCTCCAATGCGCCTGTGAAAGCCGTTGCTACTTTCCATGCAAACTTATCTGCACAATCTCCTGCAAAAAAAGGTCAAGTTCAGGCAGAAATTTTAGTGTTACATGGTGAACTAGATAGCATGGTATCACTAGGTGATGTTGCTCAATTTAAAGCAGAGATGCATGCGGCAGAAGTTGAACATGAAGTCATTATTTTTGAAGATGCTAAACATGGCTTTAGTAACCCACTTGCTGATGAACGTGCCAAAGCCAATGGTGTAGATTTAGCTTATAACGCACAGGCAGAAGAACAAGGTTTGGCTGCAATGTATGAACTTTTAGCTAAACAATTAGGCTAA
- a CDS encoding HIT family protein → MTEHRCEYCNVDDYDVMAKNDFAAIMPEPRALSKGHSVIVPLRHVASFFDLTDKERKAMMSLLEQARNELQLRYQPAGFHVGFNDGEVFDEKPDHLHIHLIPRYENQPLKLDARWGIQD, encoded by the coding sequence ATGACAGAACATCGATGTGAATATTGCAATGTCGACGATTACGACGTTATGGCAAAAAATGATTTCGCAGCTATTATGCCGGAACCTCGTGCTTTATCTAAAGGTCATAGCGTCATTGTGCCTTTACGCCATGTGGCTTCATTTTTTGATCTGACAGATAAAGAGCGTAAAGCCATGATGTCACTGTTGGAACAAGCACGTAATGAGCTACAACTACGTTATCAGCCTGCAGGTTTCCATGTTGGATTTAATGACGGTGAAGTATTTGATGAAAAACCAGATCATCTACATATCCACTTAATCCCTCGTTATGAAAATCAACCTTTAAAACTCGATGCTCGCTGGGGTATTCAAGATTAA